The sequence ACCAGGTCACGGTCGCCCGGTCCCGGAACCTGTTCGGCCCGTACGAGGTCGACCCGGCCGGGCCGCTGCTCACCTCTGTCGGCCGGCCCGACCTCACCCTGCAGAAGGCTGGCCACGGCAGCCTGGTCCGCACCCAGCACGGCGACTGGTATCTCGCCCACCTGGTGGGCCGCCCCTACACCCCGTTGGGCAACTGCGTCCTCGGCCGGGAGACCGCGTTGCAGAGGGTCGACTGGTCGCCGGGCGGCTGGCCCAGCATCCCCGGCGGCGTACCGGCCGACGAGATCGCCGCGCCCGGCCTGCCGGACCACCCGTGGCCCGACGAGCCGGCCACCGACGACTTCGACGCCCCGGAGCTGGCCAGTTGGTGGTCGACCCTGCGCCGGCCGGCCACCGACGACTGGATCGACCTACGCTCCCGTCCCTCGCACCTGCGCGTCCACGGTGGCCAGTCACCGGTCGGCAGGCAGACGCCGAGCCTGGTGGCACGGCGGGTCGGTGCGGCACGGTGCTCGCTGGAGACCGCCGTCGAGTTCGACCCGGGCAACTACCGGCACCTGGCCGGGGTCACCGGCTACTACAACACCCAGAACTGGCACCACCTCTACCTGACCCGCGCCGACGACGGGCGTGCCGTGCTGGAGCTGCTCAGCTGCGACAGCGGCCGACGCACCGCGTACCCGCAACTCAGCGTCGACACCGGTGGTGCCCGCCGGGTCGGCCTGCGGGTGACCTTCGACGGCCCGGTGCTGCGGTTCGCCTACGACCTGGGCGCCGGCTGGCAGCAGGTGCCCGTCGAGTTGGACGCCACCATCCTGTCCGACGAGCACGCGGCCCAGATCATCGACGGCGAACCAGCGGCCTGGGGCTTCACCGGCGCCTTCCTCGGTCTCTGGGTGCAGGATCTCGGCGGCGACGGCCGCTACGCCGACTTCGCCCACGCCACCTATCTCGAACCCTGATCCCACCGGCTGGACCGGCACGCCCGACTCCCGTCGCACCGATCGGCGGCTTCGAGCCCGCCCTGCCGGGCGCCGTAGGCTCGGCCCGGCTCGGCTGCCCCGGGGCCGCCAGCCCTGCCCGGACCGCCGGCCGCCAGCAGGCCACAGGCTGGCCGGCGCGGTCTGAATTCGGCCGACGAGGTAACGCCCGGCTGGATCGGATCCGGAAGTTTCCGGTCCCCACTGTGCACGGTGCCAGCAGTGCACACGGCGGGTTTCCGGAAGTATTCGTGGTTGACTGCGGCCATCGATGGCCCTAACGTTTCGGCCAAGTTACCGATCGCTATCCGGAACATATCGGCGTCCGCTTGCCCGATCCCGAACGCCCGGCCCCGGCGCCGACCCACCACGTCCAAACCGCTCGGCACCTGACCCGAACCCTGCACTTCATGATCGACATTGGTCGATTGATATGGAAAGGAAGGCAGATGAAGTTGAGACGGTGGATGTCCGTCGGCGCGGTCGCCGTGGCGACCGTGGCGGCATTGAACACGGTGCCGGCCACCGCCGGCAAGCCGTACGACCCGACCGCGAAGACGCTGGGCGCGCTCGGCCTGCGCCATGGCCTCCAGATCGGCACCGCGGTCAGCATGGACGCCCTCAACGATGCC is a genomic window of Micromonospora tarapacensis containing:
- a CDS encoding glycoside hydrolase family 43 protein; amino-acid sequence: MSTEIADVATTRSISNPVLTGFHPDPSILRVDDDYYLATSTFEWYPGVRVHHSKDLVHWRALGGIVSGRRLLDLRGCGDSNGVWAPDLTYHDGSFHLVYSDVASFASGYWDAQNFLTTAPAITGPWSDPVRLHSHGFDAALFHDDDGTSWLLAMSADWRPGRDRFGGIEIQQYDPAGRQLVGESRIIFTGTPVGLTEGPHLYRHDGWYWLVTAEGGTSWEHQVTVARSRNLFGPYEVDPAGPLLTSVGRPDLTLQKAGHGSLVRTQHGDWYLAHLVGRPYTPLGNCVLGRETALQRVDWSPGGWPSIPGGVPADEIAAPGLPDHPWPDEPATDDFDAPELASWWSTLRRPATDDWIDLRSRPSHLRVHGGQSPVGRQTPSLVARRVGAARCSLETAVEFDPGNYRHLAGVTGYYNTQNWHHLYLTRADDGRAVLELLSCDSGRRTAYPQLSVDTGGARRVGLRVTFDGPVLRFAYDLGAGWQQVPVELDATILSDEHAAQIIDGEPAAWGFTGAFLGLWVQDLGGDGRYADFAHATYLEP